A single region of the Leptodactylus fuscus isolate aLepFus1 chromosome 5, aLepFus1.hap2, whole genome shotgun sequence genome encodes:
- the LOC142202947 gene encoding G2/mitotic-specific cyclin-B2-like — protein sequence MLASASQKHMEYRWFSEIDNALEGGITKMKNKLCRHPLEEIRNGTIVPANKAATINKMLKPVKTMTQEDSERNALHKAMWTVEPPLLQVPLKSDITMRDEEDLCSAFSEVLNNVEDIDAEDADNPQMCSDYTKDIYAYLKELEVKQCIRPNYLQGMDMNERMRALLIDWLMQVHAKFQLLQETLYMAVAIMDRFLQVYSVRRNRLQLVGVSSLFVASKYEEMYYPEIADFVYITDNAYSKAEIREMEKIILDKLSFDLGRPLPLHFLRRASKCCHAEAEQHVLAKYFMELTLMDYDMVHYLPSIIAAASLCLTQKVLNLGSWDATVQHYTGYTEEDLLPVMQHLAKNVVKVNNNITKFTYVKNKFASRKLYRISTISQLNSEVILHLAAPLLPATW from the exons ATGTTGGCATCTGCTTCCCAGAAACACATGGAGTATCGATGG TTTAGTGAAATTGACAACGCTTTGGAAGGTGGGATAACCAAGATGAAAAACAAACTATGCAGGCACCCTCTTGAAGAAATCCGCAATGGGACCATAGTTCCAGCAAACAAAGCAGCAACT ATCAATAAGATGCTTAAGCCAGTTAAAACCATGACACAGGAAGACTCTGAAAGAAATGCGCTACATAAAGCAATGTGGACAGTGGAGCCGCCACTTcttcag GTCCCTTTAAAATCAGATATAACAATGAGGGATGAAGAGGACCTTTGCAGTGCGTTCTCTGAGGTTCTCAACAACGTGGAAGATATTGATGCAGAAGACGCTGACAATCCACAAATGTGCAGTGACTACACAAAAGATATCTATGCTTACCTAAAAGAGTTAGAG GTCAAGCAATGTATTCGTCCTAATTACCTGCAAGGAATGGACATGAATGAACGTATGAGAGCCCTCCTCATAGACTGGCTAATGCAAGTCCACGCCAAATTCCAACTACTACAAGAGACTCTCTACATGGCTGTTGCAATTATGGACCGCTTCTTGCAA GTTTACTCTGTCCGAAGGAACAGGCTTCAATTGGTGGGCGTTTCATCACTGTTTGTGGCATCAAAATATGAAGAAATGTATTATCCGGAGATTGCAGACTTTGTCTATATAACTGATAATGCCTATTCCAAAGCTGAAATTCGAGAAATGGAGAAAATAATTCTTGATAAACTAAGTTTTGACTTGGGAAGACCATTACCGCTTCACTTCCTTCGCAGAGCTTCAAAGTGTTGCCAT GCAGAAGCGGAGCAACACGTTCTTGCTAAATACTTTATGGAACTTACACTGATGGACTATGACATGGTTCACTATCTGCCTTCCATTATAGCAGCAGCATCCTTGTGCTTGACACAAAAAGTTCTTAACTTGGGTTCTTGG GATGCCACGGTCCAGCATTACACTGGCTACACTGAAGAAGATCTCTTGCCAGTCATGCAGCATCTAGCAAAGAATGTAGTTAAGGTGAACAACAACATAACTAAATTTACT TATGTTAAGAACAAATTTGCAAGCCGAAAACTCTATCGGATCAGTACCATCTCACAGCTCAACTCTGAAGTTATTTTACATCTTGCTGCTCCACTTCTACCTGCTACATGGTAG
- the LOC142204882 gene encoding G2/mitotic-specific cyclin-B2-like, whose product MRSKAQLNARRAALGEIGNKVTVRGKQPAVKNSNAVVKPTKSVTTKSANVNPKPKAVPVKVTVIEPPAKEPSPVPMDVSIQEEEELCQAFSDALNNVEDIDAEDGGNPQLCSEYVMDIYNYLKQLELQQSIRPKYLEGKEVNERMRAILVDWLVQVHSRFQLLQETLYMGIAMMDRFLQVQPISRGKLQLVGVTALLLASKYEEMYTPEVADFVYITDNAYTASQIREMEILMLRELNFDLGRPLPLHFLRRASKSGSADAEQHTLAKYLMELALIDYDMIHFRPSEIASAALCLAQKVLGQGSWGATQHHYTGYTEEDLTLIMKHMAKNVTKVNKNLTKHVAVRNKYASSKLMKISTIPQLMSPVITDLAASLSS is encoded by the exons ATGAGATCTAAAGCTCAATTGAATGCTAGGAGAGCTGCTCTGGGAGAAATCGGAAATAAGGTGACGGTGCGTGGGAAGCAGCCTGCAGTAAAG AACTCAAATGCAGTGGTGAAGCCAACCAAATCTGTTACTACTAAATCTGCAAATGTCAACCCGAAACCAAAGGCTGTCCCTGTAAAGGTGACTGTGATTGAACCTCCAGCAAAA GAACCTTCTCCAGTTCCTATGGATGTGTCAATACAGGAGGAAGAAGAACTTTGTCAAGCATTCTCTGATGCACTGAACAATGTGGAAGATATTGATGCTGAAGATGGTGGAAACCCACAGTTATGTAGTGAATATGTAATGGATATCTACAACTACCTGAAACAACTGGAG ctaCAGCAATCCATTAGACCAAAATACCTGGAAGGAAAGGAGGTAAATGAACGTATGAGGGCGATCTTGGTTGACTGGCTAGTCCAAGTTCACTCCAGGTTCCAGCTGCTTCAGGAAACTCTGTACATGGGTATTGCTATGATGGATCGGTTTCTTCAG GTTCAGCCTATCTCTCGTGGAAAGCTTCAGTTGGTTGGTGTAACCGCACTTCTTCTGGCTTCCAAGTATGAAGAAATGTATACCCCAGAAGTTGCAGACTTTGTTTACATCACAGATAATGCTTATACAGCATCTCAGATCAGAGAAATGGAGATCTTGATGCTGCGTGAACTAAACTTTGACTTGGGACGTCCATTACCACTCCACTTCCTGAGACGTGCTTCAAAATCTGGCAGT GCTGATGCAGAACAGCATACACTTGCAAAATATCTGATGGAACTTGCCCTCATTGACTATGATATGATACACTTCAGGCCTTCAGAGATTGCATCGGCTGCACTCTGCCTGGCACAGAAGGTTCTTGGTCAGGGCAGCTGG GGAGCCACACAACATCACTACACAGGGTACACTGAGGAAGATTTGACTCTCATCATGAAGCACATGGCTAAGAATGTTACCAAAGTCAACAAGAACCTGACCAAGCATGTG GCTGTGAGAAACAAGTATGCCAGCAGCAAGCTAATGAAGATTAGCACCATTCCTCAGCTCATGTCTCCAGTTATTACAGACCTGGCTGCAAGTCTATCTTCCTAA